In the Callospermophilus lateralis isolate mCalLat2 chromosome 19, mCalLat2.hap1, whole genome shotgun sequence genome, CTGGTAACCTCATGCTTTTCTTATCATAGGACGCTGAATGAATTATATCATGGGAGCTTTTACAGATGGGGGTACAGAGGCCTAAAGAGACCCAGGCAAATCAAACACTAGAACATGGTGTCTTCTGGCTCCAGGCCTGGTGTGATCTTTGGTTCCCTGGGACAGCCCCCTAGCCCTTCCACCCCTTCCAGACAGGTCACATTGGTTTAATAACCAGCATCACCCTCTCCCCCTTTCCTGTTCCTGGGAACAGTCCCCCCATCCCATCTCTCCAGGAAGTCTTCCCAGAttgtctttttcctctctagaCAATCTCCACAGCTTCAAGAGAGCATTGCGCACAGTCTgggattgtattttatttaggcatTTATCACTTTCCCTACTTAGTTCCAAGTCAAGTTTAGCATGATGACAAGTAAAGGAAGCAGAATGAGCAAATCTGTATCCATAGGAGCTGATTTTCCAGCTTCCCTTCCAGGTGGTAGGTGACCTTCAGGGCTGCCAAGGCAGACAGCAAAAGTTAGCTGCTCCCACGTGTCTTAAAAGGCAGGTTTTATTGATTCAGGTGTGGTGAAGCCAATGGGTCAGGAGACATTTGCCACTGGAATATCGTTTTGCCAAGGCATATCCCAAGAGGAGGAGGTACAGGATGCCACAGGGGACATGAGGAGAAGTGCTGGGGCTGGTCGGAGGCTGACAGAGCAAGGGGAGAATATGAACAGAGTCTTTATTGTGGTTTTCACAGGAAGGAAGGGGGGAGGCAGGCTAAACCAACTAAGTGGGTGCCTGGCCCTGGTGTGATAAGGGTTGGTGGACAGTGGCCCAGAGTGAAAGAGCTCCACAGAGGAGGTGGTTGGGTGTGGGCTCTGGATTGGTTGGTCTGCATTCTTAGAAGTGAGTCACTTACCAGTGCTAGTTTGGATCCGAGTCTCTATTTCTCTCCTGTAAATAAGGAGAATAGCATCTGGCTGGAAGAGTGGGATGGATGCCCTACAGGGCCAGGGTAGGGCCCTGCTAACTGACCAGTATGCCCTCTCTTCTTGCTTTCAGGCAGCCCAGCTGATAATGCAGCCCTCAAATCAGGTGACCGGATCCTCTTCCTCAATGGACTGGACATGAGGTCAGAGACTAGTCCTGATCTCCTCTGATTTATTGGCCCTAGGTGTTTGTCCCTCTCCTACCGGGAACTCTTGGATCTATCCCTCAGCAGGTCATCACTTCAAACCAGAGAATGCTCCAGCTCCTTACTGGGGACACAGAAATGAAAGGACCATCTGTGTCTTAATCTGGAGGGGAAGCTCTGCCTCAGAATGACATGGGCCCAGCTCTTTCCTCAGGCCCAGCTCCTTCCTCGTGCCCAGGAAGGTCAGACTCAGGGCAGTAGCAAACCAAAATGGCTGAGGCCTGGGGCTTCTGCACAGGAGATTGATGAACAGGAGAGGCAGGGCCTTGGCTAGTCCAGCTGTGGTCTGGCTGTGTGACTTCTACAGACAGGGCAGGGAGGGGGACAGGACTCACCCCTATCTGGCCCTCCTGGGCCATGTCTGCTTGGCAGGAACTGCTCTCATGACAAGGTGGTGTCCATGCTACAGGGCAGTGGCGCAATGCCCACGCTGGTGGTGGAAGAAGGGCTCGTCCCATTCGCTAGCGGTGAGACCTGCATGCCTCTTCCTTGGGTCAGCCCCTTCCGTGATCTTCTCACAGACCTGCAGCTTCCCTTCCCAGGGTTGCCCAAGGTGGCGCTATGGAGTCCCAATGCACAGCGACCAGAAGCCGCTCAAGGCTCTCCCTCCATCCCAGTCCCCCGCTGAAGGCAGCAGTGCACATCCCAATGCATGGCACTCCCAGCTCAGGAGCCATTGACTTCAGCTGCCAAAATAAAACTACACCTGGCTTGGGGACTTTGGGTCACTGTTGATTCCCTTGTCTATGGCCCCAGCAGACTCCGATTCTATGGATTCCCCCAACCCGTCATCAGCGCTCACCTCCCTGCAGTGGGTGGCCGAGATCCTGCCTTCCAGCATCCGGGTCCAGGGGAGAAccttcagccagcagctggagcaCCTGCTCACGCCTCCTGAACGTTATGGGGTCTGCCGGGCCCTTGAGAGCTTCTTCCAGCACAGGTGGGCGAGCAGAGTGGTGAAGGGAACCTGTTGTGGGTGTGCCCCAAGTCCTGTGCAGACTCAGCACCCTTTTCTTGGAGCCTGAGCCTCCTCAGTTCAGCCCCTTCTTTTGCAGGGCAGAGTACAAGAAGGCAGTGGCTGGCACCAGGGAGATCAGGGGTTGGAGTGTTGGTCTGTCCTAGAacaaactctggctctgacacCTCCTAGCCCCATAGCCTTGGGCAAATTGGCAGGACCCCCATGAGAGCCTCACTTGTCATGAGCCAGGCTCTTCGAGTGAGAGTAGGATATTTCTTTCTGCACCTCAGCTGCAGCAGACTGCATTGATCAGCCTTCTTGGCCCATGGGATCATTATTCTGGACTGTGCCAAGCCTCACttgatcattcacttttttttcttatttattttgttttagttgtagttttttattttatttatttataaataaacattatatttattttagttttttaattttatttatttatgtggtactgaggatcgaacccagtgcccatgCATgggaagcaagcgctctaccactaagccacaaccccagccctaatccttcgcttttattttgtttaaacaATTATGGTAAAATATGATtcatggccaggcatggtggtgcttgACAGTAATCCCAACTatcctggagactgaggcaggatgattgcaagtttgaggccaatttggGCCATTTAGTGAaactctgactcaaaataaagttttaaagggctgagaatgtagctcagtagtacagtgctTACCTACCATGCAAGAAGTCCTGGACTGAGTCTCCAGtaccatcaaaaaagaaaaaaaaaagaatatttcataTACAACCTATTTAAGTGTATAATTCAGTGGTTGTTGTATTCATAAATATATGCAACCATCATTACAGTCAATTTTAGAATTTCACCACATCAAAAAGAAATCCTGAGCCCTTTCAGTATGACATTCCAACACATGCTTATTTATTTCTACCCCCTGACCTTaagcaaccactaatctactttctttctttatagatTTTCCTATTCTGGACTTATATGTGAACAGGAATCATATAACATGTGAATTTTAAATCTGATTTCTTCCATTTAGCGTAGTAATTTCATAGTTCATTCAAGTTATAGCTTGTACTTCATTCCTGTACGTTCATTCAAGTTATAGCTTATACTTCATTTCTGTAcgtattttgttgtatggatgCACCATGTTTTGCTCATTCATTTGAACATTGATAGATATATGTATTGTTTTTATCTTCATTCCTTTTGAGCTTTACTTTctgtccaactttaaatattcctgCTATATACCAGTCTGATgagtttatttgatttttttttgtttgaacgTGTTCTTAAAAACTGTGCATTGCTATctattatgttttttttgtttgtttgtttgttttgggattgaacccaagtatGCTTTACTTCTGAGCCaactccccagcccctttttttggtattttatttacagacagggtctcactgattttcttagagcctcactaagttgctgaggctgactctgaactcaaaatcttcctgcctcagcctccggagcctgtCAGATCATAGGAGTGCATCACtgatgtatttttcttttatatcatCATTGTGTTATATGTCACCTTCCATGTCTGGCTACTGTGTTTAGCTCTGTCCATATTTACCTCTATGCatatttaatatttgtttataACTTCAGTTAAGGTCTCATTGTTTACAACCtgatcccattttttttttttttttttttttttttttttttttttgcagggtgaTACgggcgattgaactcaggggcacttgaccactgagccacatccccagccctattttgtattttatttagagacaaggtctcactgatttgcttagtgcctcaccactgctgaggctggctttgaactcgtgatcctcttgccttaccctcccaagccactagaattacaggcgagcaccaccacacctggcatgatcccatttttaaaaaatttttggtcTTTTAGTCATAAGATGACATCTTGTGATTTAAATTTGGCTCTCTTTTATAACCAATTATTTTGAGTGGTCTTTAGTTTTTCTGTTTTCACTGTAAATCATCTATTCCTATCCTTTATCCATTTTTGTTTTTGGCTCTTGTTGATTTGCTCAAATTTCTTGTTTATTTTAGATACTGATCCCTTATtcattttggacattaaaaatatCTTCTCTCATTTATTTTGCTATTGCTTCTGTTATGTCTAATATTATTGTGTCTAAGTTGTGCTTCTTTGAGCAGATATACTTGATTTTGTATAATCGACGTATTTTTGGTCTTATTGTTTCagattttgaaattttaagtccttttctgCTTCTAGTCAAAAGATACCTCTTGCCAGGCTTGGTCCCCCATGTCTGTAATCTCAAcagttcagaaggctgaggcaggaggattgcgagttcaaaattagcttcagcaaaagcaagtctctaagcaactcagtgagatcatgtttctaaataaaaaacaaaatagggctgaggatgtggctcagtggtcaagtgcccctgaattaaaTCCCCAGTCCCCTCTACCCCCCACTCCTAAAAAGATATcctcttattttaatatttttttctttcacattttggTTTTTCATCCAAATTGAATTtgcttttcttttgtgtgtgtattaTGTAAGGATCCAACTTTTCTTTCCTATACAATActagtaaataataaaatttttagacatttcagCCCATGTGGTCCTCCTTCACAATTCTACTATAGTAGCCTAGAAACAGCCATAGACCAAATGTAAACAAATGGCTGTAGctttgttccaataaaacttgctTTATAAACATAGGTGATGGGCCAGATTTTAGCTCACAGGCCATCATCTGTTAGTCCCTGACACAGTGAATCTGTTTTCCCAATACACTCTTTGTGTTTCAATCCATTAAGtctcaagttttcaattctgtatGTATTTCAATTAAATTGACACAGGTGCATTCAAATAGTTTGGCAATCCTAATCTAGAGCTTATTATGAAAGGTCTCTTAGCTGGCAAGTGGAGGAACTGAGATTTGAAAATCAGCTACTGGTGCTGAAATCCTTTTCATCCACAGCTCTCTTTCAAGGATGGGGGCAGAGCATCTGGGTGAATTCTGTGGCCTTGAGTGCCTCCTTTGGCCACCCATCCCTAAGGGGATCCTCTGAGTTACGACTCCCTTGCTCCTGCACCCTCTTCAGGAACATTGATACCCTCATCGTGGATGTCTACCCTGTGTTGGACACACCTGCCAAGCAGGTCCTTTGGCAGTTCATCTACCAGCTGCTGACATATGAGGAGCAGGAGCTCTGTCAGGAGAAAATCGCGTGCTTCCTGGGCTACACAGCCATGACAGGTAAAGCATCCCCTGCATACCCCTTCCCCTGCCCATGCTGCCAGTTGCCCAGCCCATCAGGTGAACATTCAGACACCTGTTCCCACTTGTGAGTTCTTATGGCTGACCCGGCCCCTCTTACACCTAGATGTGCCCACATACCAGGCAAATTCATACCACACTTGGATTTGGCCTACACTTGGCCCTGAGCATGTGCCTGCCCAGCTTGACCTTCATGCTGCATGTACCACATGATCTGAGACTTGAGAGGCTCCACCTAACCACCTGGGGGATCTCAGGTTTCTCATCCACAACATGAGAGTAATCTTAGCACTTGTGCTTTATACCTTGGGAAGTATATCACAGATCAAGAAATGCCCATGGTTGCTGCTTTCCAATATATCAGCACATAACTCCTGGTTGGGTCATCCTGGCTGGAGGGCTCCAGTTCACAGTCCCACACACGTTGACCTACTAGGCTACATTCAACCATATTTTCCCACCACTGCTTACCTGGCAGTCGGCCCACAAAACCATGCACTTCATGTTTGAAGCCATGTGAATGGAAAGGACTCCAGACCCTGTGGCTTTACCCACTACAGGCACTCTGCACCCACAATGGCAGTTGCAAGAGATGTGCTTTTTGCTAGTCCTTGTGTGGCCATTATCCCTGGTCTCAGACATCCACAGTTTGCTGAGAAGGACTGAGGGCTTTAGCAAGAAGCTCAGAATCCAGGCTGGACATCACATGTCTGCCTAGGCCTGGAAGTTTTGTTTCACCCTGAAAGCCTCTTTGTCCAGCAGTGACCAGCTGGTTCAACCACAGGATGTTGAGATCCTGGAAGATTGGGGTCCTGAAAGACAGCCCAGTTGGGGAGGACTGGGGCCCTGACTCAGGCTCTGTCCTCAGGCTGACTACTGTGAGGTGCTTCCTGGTTCACCTGGTTTCTGGACCCAGGGCTTCTTTTTGAGAGTTGTCTTAGAGACCAGCAGGGAAGGTCCGTAGCCTAGAGTCAACATATAGGTGCAGAGCCCCTGGCTTATGGAGGGCCCATGTATGGGTGTTTGTGGAGGCCCCTTTCTTGTGGAGGCCAAGAAGTCAAGCTGCCCCATCTCCCCTGTGTGTCCTACAGCAGAGCCTGAGTCCTCGCTGGACCTGGAGCCCACCCCGGAGCCTACGCCAGAGCCCACACCAGAGCCCCAGCCTCGGAGCTCTGTGAGGGCCTCTTCCATGTGCCGCCACAGCCTTCGGTCCCAGGGCCTGGAGTCCAGCCTCAGCTGTGGTAAGGCCCCAGATGGGAAGGCCCTGTTACCCTCCTGTAAAATGGGCTTGATGAGAGATGAAGTGGCAGGGACTGGGGGCAACAGGGCTGGTGGTGCCCTCCTGGATTGGTAGGGCAGGCCTGCAGGGTCTGGGCTGGGGACTAAGTCTTGGAACTCAGATGTGGTAACCAGATCCCATGGTGCCCTCCCAGCAGGTCCCAGTGACTGCCCTGAGATGCCTCTTCCTCTGATCCCAGGTGAACGCCAGGCTGGGGATGGCACATCTCTCCCTGAGACCCCCAATCCCAAGATGGTAAGACCTCCTGTCTGCCTCCCACGTGGAATCAATGAGGGTTGGAAGATGGGTGGCCCATGAAGTGGGCCCCAGGAGATCTCATGCCAAGACACTCCCTGTGGCTACTCCAAACTAGGGCACATGACCCAGGCCTGGCCTCTGAGTCCCAGCTGGGGCTATATGGGAGCAATGAGAGTAATCTAGACTTGTCCCTTCCACTCCCTAGATGTCGGCCGTCTATGCGGAGCTTGAATCTCGACTGAACAGCAGCTtcaaagggaaaatggggagtgtGTCCAAATCCCGGGCCTCCCCACCAGGCCCTGGTCTGGCAGGCACAGCAGGTAGGGACTCAGCCAACCTCTGGTCCTGAGGGTGCACTGGCTTCTGTCCTTCTGGCTGGCTTTCCAGGTGTCATTCCCACTTCCAGGCACACCCGTAAAGTGTGTGCAGCTAGACTGTGGGGAATCCCAAAGGCTTCCGTGCATGGGTATCATCCATCAAGGTCTAGCTTGCCTCAGCCCCTTTGTTGTTCCCAGGGTCCTCACCACAGCTATGAATTTGCAAAAACAGAGGAATGCCCCCAGAGAAGTCCCTGGGTTAGCACTTGGTTCTTGGATAAACTATTAAGTGCATGCATTACTCTGTGAATGACCCAGCTGGGAAGATGGTTTCCCAGATGAGCTAGAGTCTGGCTGATCTGGATCCAAGCTGTGCTCTCTGTACCCAGTCTGGTCTCTGAAGCCTTAGAGGCAGGGTCACCCAGGGGCTTCCagtactatgctcaaagagggcAAGGGGAGTGTCCTGGACACAGAGCCAACCTTCCCCAGGGCTCCCCTCCAGCCTGTGCCTGGAACCTTGAACCTCATACTCCATCCCCCACCCAGGGCCCAGGACCCTGTCCGGAGTCTCCTGGCCCAGTGAGcggctcctgccctccccctgctACGACCCGCTGTGCTCAGGGGGCCTGGCCTCCCCCAGCAGCTCCGAGTCCCACCCTTACGCCAGCCTGGACAGCAGCAGGGCGCCCTCCCCCCAGCCAGGCCCCGGGCCCATCCACCCTGACAGCCCCCCCAGCCCGGACCCTGCCCGCCCGCCCAGCCGCAGGAAGCTCTTCACCTTCTCCCGACCCGTTCGGAGCCGGGACACGGACCACTTTCTGGATGTGCTGAGCGAGCAGCTGGGCCCCAGGGTCATCGTGGATGATTTCCTGACACCTGAGAATGATTATGAGGAGGTGGGCATGCAAGGGGGGAGATGAGTGTGGAGCTTGGTCAGGAAACTGCATCCCCTGGCCCCTGCAAGAAGCTTCCTGCCCTGGGAATCTGCCCCTGTTCAAAGCTATCCTCTATATCCCCAGGCTACCCCATTCCTCATCCTGGGCTACCCCCTCACAGCCTCAGGTTAAACCACAAGGCTTTTCCTTTCCCACACTGGCCCATCCTTTGCCCGAGGCTACCCCACACACTTATCTCACATTAGCCCCTTCCTTATCCAAGGCCACACTCCCAAGTCATCCCATCTTCAGGTGACCATGAGACAGTCCTATCCTCATCCCCAGGCCCTCTAATCTCTTACCCCATGCTTTATCCACATGCCCTGGTCTCTCTGGGCCTGGCCTGTCCCTCTCCTTACTTATTTCCTCCCACTCCCACCAGATGAGCTTCCATGATGACCAGGGCAGCTTCGTGACCAATGAGCGGAGCAGTGCCAGCGAGTGTCTCAGCAGCAGTGAAGAGGGCAGTTCCCTGACCTACTCTTCCATCTCTGATCAcattcccccacccccactcagtcccccaccaccaccacccctgcCTTTCCATGATCCCAAGCCCAGCTCCCGCACTTCTGATAGTACCAGGGGCCCCACTCAAGCCCTGACCAAGCCCCTTACCCAGCTTGGTCACCcagtcccacccccacccccaccgccCCTTCCTCCACCTGTGCCCTGTGCACCTCCCATGTTATCACGGGGCCTGGGCCACCGGCGCAGTGAGACAAGCCACATGAGTGTCAAGCGCTTGCGGTGGGAGCAGGTGGAGAACTCAGAAGGCACCATTTGGGGGCAGGTAGGTGACCTGGGGCCCATTGGTGCCCCAATGAGGGGTGGGTGGCCTAGACAGCAGCATTGAAGACAAGATCCATCATCCTCCAGGCCCCTTCCAATATTGGTTGGAACACTCTCTGGTCCTCCCCATCTCAAGCAGAGGTGTGAAGACACGGTCCAAGGACACACCTACCCTTGTTGGTCAGTGCAGATCTACACCTGGTCCAGTCTAAATCCAATCCAATCTGTGTCTCTAAACCACTGGGGACACTTGGAAATATCCCACACTAACCTTTGAAacctgttactttttttttttttagttgtagatagacacaatacctttatttcatttattttttattttatttttttagagagagagaattttttttaatatttattttttagttttcggcagacacaacatctttctttgtatgtggtgctgaggatggaacccgagctgcacgcatgccaggcgagcgcgctactacttgagccacatccccagccccaacatttatttgtttttacgcGGTGcttaggatagaacccagggccttgcatgtcaaggcaagcgctctaccaactgagccagaaccccagcccgaAACCTGTCACTCTTGAGGCTGGGCTAGTTCTCctaggctttttaaaaaaacatctgGTCCCAACTGCATATTAGTCGCAACCTTTCCACTTTGATGCTTGAATATTCTCCCAGTATATATTTATACTTGAATACCTTCACCAGTGGGGAACTTGCTACCTGTTGAGGTCTTCCATCCCTCActggataattaaaaaaaaaattaattgtagttggacacaatacctttattttatttatttatttttatgtggtgctgaggctcaaactcagggccttgaatgtgctaggcaagtgttctgccactgagccacaacctcagcccctcacTGGATACACGTAACCATCTTTCTTTGTATTCctctgaattcctgtcttcccAAGATTCCCTTGTCCTGTTTTCTGTCTGGCCCTTTAAATAAGGCAGAGCAAGTATATTGTTTTATCCACAAACCAGCTAACCTGTAAGATGAACAAGATTCACTGTACACCCATTCTTTAGGTCATTCCCCTACAATGTGTTTTCTAGCTCCATAGTCCAGTGGTTAAGCCCTTGTCACAGAGCAGTCTCCAAGCTCTCAGTGGGACTTGATCAATTCAGAGGAGGGAGCATACCTCCTTGGACTTGGATACCATTCTTCTTTAAATATGGCCTGGGGTCCCTCCTGCTTCTGGGCCTGCCCCATCACAGTGGTCTTGCCCAACCTCATCCTCAACATCAGTCTCTTCATCTTCTTGGGACCAACAACATGCCCTCACACATAACCACACTGTTCAGGTTATGCTTGTCATTGTTCCTCTTGGCCATGTCCTGGGTCTCGGTTCTTTTTCCTGTCTTCCCATCCTAGATGGTATCAGCCCATATCTCCAAGAAATCTTTCCATGTTGATAATAAAAAGCTTTTCAGCAGGTCAAGGACACCTACTGGTCCCCTGCAGACCTAGTCCTACAAGTGTTAGGTGAGTCCTTGAGATTTGCTCCACAGTATAGTCCTTCCACTGGTTATCAAAGCTGGAAAACCCTGTGTGACAGGTCACCCATGCGGCCAAGTCCAATTCCATGCTAATTGTCCCTGACATGTGGCCATATTCTGAGACTGCTCTCCCTTTGGGATCTCTCCATGGCCAACCACTCAATCCTCACTCCCTTTCCaagccccagagggttctctcctTCTTAGATCATTTCAGCCACCTGTCCAGCTTCTAGCCCGTGGCCTTTACTGCTTAGGttcccccagccccagctctgtcTGCCCAGGATGGGTCTGGGGTGAGCTCACTCCCTGCAAAGGAGACTTCAGAGCAAAGCCAGGCCCTTCAGCCCCCCTCTTTTTGTCTCCAGCTCCATCACAGCTTCTTTACATCCCCTGCTCCAGCCCAGCTTCAGCATGGATGGGGTCCCAAGAATGGTTGTATTGTTGACTACAAGGGGAAAGTTCCTCACCTGAGAACTTGAATGATTTAGCTTTTTCTGTACTATTCTCCTGTTTTGGACTTCATCCCTCAAGCCCAGGACAGCCCACAGAGTGGACAGATGGAGAGGGCAGTCCAGCTGTTGCTGTTCCTCCTCCTCTGAACCTCCCCTTACTCCCTCACAGCTCGGGGAGGACTCTGACTACGATAAACTGAGTGACATGGTGAAATACCTTGACCTGGAGCTTCACTTCGGCACCCAGAAACCTACTAGTGAGTGGCCTGGTGGTCCTGGGGGAAGTTCAGAGGGCATCTCAACCTGCTACCTTTTGTGGCTTCCTTAGGGTCAGAGTCCCCAAAGCCTGCCCTAACTGCTATTTGACTAACTTATCTTCAAACCTTCAAGCCCCGTTAGTTTTTCCCATCTCAAAGTGGAGATAATAATAAAAGCTGGCATTTATTGTGTGCTGACCAAATGTCAGGTGATCTCACTTCTACATTAATCCCTTGACAACTCTGCAAGGTAGATTCTAGGATCACCTCCCCTTCCTAATGAGGAAGATCTGAGAGGCTAGGTAATTTGGTCAAAGTCACACAGGCAGAATAGGGTAAACAGAAAGCATCTACAAacatctctttctccttctcctctcaTCCCTTTATGGATATCACTCTATTGTGCTTGGGTGGGACTCCAAGAAGCCCAGTGTGTGGTCACAGGATGGAGGAGAAAGACTGACTTGTACATTCAGGAATCATCTGAAAGTTCCAGAGGTCGTTTGTTTTCATTGTCCTGCTAGCTGGGCCCAGAGGGCTCAAGGGAGAGAGGGCATTTGGGAAGGTGACAGTGAGGGGATAAACACACCTTACACACTAAATGCATTCAGATCAGCAATGGGAGACTGAGGTATGAGGGCAATACGGACATCTGGCGCTGATCCAGTCAAGGTGGTGCTTGGGAGGAGGGAGGCCCTGGGCAGTTGAGTGTGGCTGCCCCTCCCCTAGGCCCAGCTAAGGCAGCCCCAGCCTAGGACCCCACCCCACCCTGCATCTCCTCCTCTCCATTAAACTGTCTAATTTCTCTTCCAGAGCCTGTGCCTGGGCCTGAGCCCTTCCGAAAGAAGGAGGTGGTGGAGATCCTGTCTCACAAGAAGGCCTACAATACCTGTGAGGGACTAGAGAATCCCAAGGATTCTTGGGGCTGTTGGTGGCCCTTTCTCTGGGCCATAGAGTCTTGGACCCTGCCGGAGGGATAACAGGAATTATCTATGGGGGCCAGGACACCTGTCGCCAGGCCGCCTGAAGGCCCCCCTCCAAGGCCCTATAGCTGGGGGGTGGGAATTCCACCTGGTCGCTGGTGCCAACCTTGGCTTCATCCTGTATTGGCCCCACCCTCTGCAATCGGCTCCCAGTTCTAGTCCCGCTTCCAGCCACATCCTCCACTCTGCAACCCGCAGACCCTTGCTTACCTCCTGGCCCCACCCCCGCGGGCCCCACCTAAGGTCTTGGTCCTTCTCCTTGAAGATCCCGCCCTAACCCTTTAATCAGCCTGTCCTCTGGGACCGCCCCCGCGCACCCGCTTCGGAGCCTATTGTAGGTCCCGCCCCCCTGTTCTTGTCCCCGCCCCCAGTAGCCAAGGCCCATCTCGGAGCCCCGCCCCTCCCCGCCCTGGCCACGCCCCCGGCTCACCCTTGCGGTCCTGCCCACAGCCATTCTCTTAGCACACCTGAAGCTGAGTCCCGCGGAACTGCGGCAGGTGCTCATGAGCATGGAGCCCCGGCGCTTGGAGCCCGCGCATCTGGCGCAGCTGCTGCTGTTCGCGCCTGATGCCGACGAGGAGCAGCGCTACCAGGCCTTCCGTGAGGCGCCCGGTCGCCTCAGCGAGCCCGATCAGTTCGTTC is a window encoding:
- the Grid2ip gene encoding delphilin isoform X4, with translation MGKDQGFSRHFRIFIPKKHRARFDEVVSQGLLGKLCRARRAQGAQRLRRSRSEERPERLLVSTRASAPPRRPDEPPPRKAASLVGGRAGPGGARRTVRVYKGNKSFGFTLRGHGPVWIESVLPGSPADNAALKSGDRILFLNGLDMRNCSHDKVVSMLQGSGAMPTLVVEEGLVPFASDSDSMDSPNPSSALTSLQWVAEILPSSIRVQGRTFSQQLEHLLTPPERYGVCRALESFFQHRNIDTLIVDVYPVLDTPAKQVLWQFIYQLLTYEEQELCQEKIACFLGYTAMTEPESSLDLEPTPEPTPEPTPEPQPRSSVRASSMCRHSLRSQGLESSLSCGPSDCPEMPLPLIPGERQAGDGTSLPETPNPKMMSAVYAELESRLNSSFKGKMGSVSKSRASPPGPGLAGTAGPRTLSGVSWPSERLLPSPCYDPLCSGGLASPSSSESHPYASLDSSRAPSPQPGPGPIHPDSPPSPDPARPPSRRKLFTFSRPVRSRDTDHFLDVLSEQLGPRVIVDDFLTPENDYEEMSFHDDQGSFVTNERSSASECLSSSEEGSSLTYSSISDHIPPPPLSPPPPPPLPFHDPKPSSRTSDSTRGPTQALTKPLTQLGHPVPPPPPPPLPPPVPCAPPMLSRGLGHRRSETSHMSVKRLRWEQVENSEGTIWGQLGEDSDYDKLSDMVKYLDLELHFGTQKPTKPVPGPEPFRKKEVVEILSHKKAYNTSILLAHLKLSPAELRQVLMSMEPRRLEPAHLAQLLLFAPDADEEQRYQAFREAPGRLSEPDQFVLQMLSVPEYKTRLRSLHFQATLQEKTEEIRGSLECLRQASLELKNSRKLAKILEFVLAMGNYLNDGQPKTNKTTGFKINFLTELNSTKTVDGKSTFLHILAKSLSQHFPELLGFAQDLPTVPLAAKVNQRALTGDLADLHGTISEIQAACQTMSPSSEDRFAVVMASFLETAQPALRALDGLQREAMEELSKALAFFGEDSKATTSEAFFGIFAEFMSKFERALSDLQAGEGPRSSGMASPLAW